Proteins from one Mycobacterium sp. EPa45 genomic window:
- a CDS encoding S1C family serine protease, which translates to MDATPSRHRRRLLTVLAALLLVPGLLSGPAHAAPVVGVPAPLAPLDQSAVMGRVTPGLVDINTTLNYQSAVGAGTGIVLDPSGEVLTNNHVIEGATSITATSLANGRTYPVDVIGFDRANDIALVRLRGAGDLPVASLGTSSSLAVGDPIAAIGNAGGAGGAPSFSPGNVTQLGASVRASDESGGGSRELTDLIRVAADVRPGDSGGPLVNAAGQVVGVNVAATLTYRMGNVRGGEGFAIPIDRALGVAGAIRSGGGPGIHIGDTAFIGVGIADPAAGGPSGAVVRQVLPDTAARGAGLAAGDVITSADGVPINTATDLSNFMDAHHPGDTITLNWVDREGNPRSAPIVLGAGPVG; encoded by the coding sequence ATGGACGCAACGCCATCTCGTCATCGGCGCCGGCTATTGACCGTGCTGGCCGCCCTTCTGCTGGTGCCCGGTCTGCTCTCCGGACCGGCCCACGCGGCACCTGTAGTTGGTGTGCCGGCTCCCCTGGCGCCGCTGGACCAGTCGGCGGTGATGGGCCGGGTCACCCCTGGCCTGGTCGACATCAACACGACGCTCAACTATCAGAGCGCCGTCGGTGCGGGCACCGGCATCGTGCTCGATCCCAGCGGCGAGGTGCTGACCAACAACCACGTCATCGAAGGCGCCACCAGCATCACGGCGACCAGCCTGGCCAACGGGCGCACCTACCCTGTCGACGTCATCGGCTTCGACCGGGCCAATGACATCGCCCTGGTGCGGTTGCGTGGCGCCGGGGACCTGCCCGTCGCATCACTGGGCACCTCGTCGTCGCTGGCGGTCGGTGACCCGATCGCGGCGATCGGCAATGCCGGTGGGGCGGGTGGGGCCCCGAGTTTCTCGCCGGGCAATGTCACGCAGCTCGGCGCTTCAGTGCGGGCATCCGACGAATCCGGCGGTGGCTCACGGGAGCTCACCGATCTGATCCGGGTGGCCGCCGACGTGCGCCCCGGTGATTCCGGTGGCCCGCTGGTCAACGCTGCCGGCCAGGTGGTCGGCGTCAACGTCGCCGCGACGCTGACCTACCGGATGGGCAACGTGCGCGGCGGCGAGGGCTTCGCGATCCCGATCGACCGTGCGCTCGGCGTCGCGGGCGCGATCCGGTCCGGCGGCGGCCCCGGCATTCATATCGGCGACACCGCCTTCATCGGTGTCGGAATCGCCGACCCGGCAGCCGGCGGACCATCGGGAGCCGTTGTGCGCCAGGTTCTTCCGGATACCGCCGCACGCGGCGCGGGCCTCGCGGCGGGTGACGTCATCACCTCGGCGGACGGGGTGCCGATCAACACCGCCACCGACCTCTCCAACTTCATGGACGCCCACCATCCCGGTGACACCATCACGTTGAACTGGGTGGACCGCGAGGGCAATCCCCGCAGCGCGCCCATCGTGCTCGGCGCGGGCCCGGTCGGCTGA